A stretch of Candidatus Sphingomonas phytovorans DNA encodes these proteins:
- a CDS encoding AMP-binding protein, whose amino-acid sequence MAPLNISHVRGPAEPPLLDMTIGAALVRAADLWGDREALVSVEQGVRWSFAELLARADSLAAGLISLGLEPGERIGIWSPNCAEWTLLQFAAARAGLILVTINPAYRLSEVEFTINHVELSALVVAERFKTSNYVEMIEALAPELAGSVPGGLRAERLPSLRCAIQIDGDSRPGWLRLGDIAAVCPGVREQLDRIGEGLDPDDAINIQFTSGTTGLPKGATLSHRNILNNGYFVGRGMALGPDDRICIPVPLYHCFGMVLGNLASLTHGAAMVYPSPGFDAGAVLNAVAAERCTALYGVPTMLIAVLAHPDFASFDLSSLRTGCMAGAICPEPLMRDVIGRLNMRDVTIGYGMTETSPVSFQTGLDDPIEQRVGSIGRVLPHLECKVVDADGEAVPVGQPGELCTRGYSVMLGYWNDPERTAESIDADGWMHSGDLATIDAQGYGNIVGRLKDMVIRGGENIYPREVEDFLYRHAGVEDVAVVGVPDPKMGEELCAWVRLRPGAEADPETLRSFCRGQIAHYKVPRYIRVVDAFPTTVTGKIQKYLIRDAMIAELGLDERASGPSFEPHHKQEVK is encoded by the coding sequence GGCGCGGCGCTGGTCCGCGCCGCGGATCTCTGGGGGGACCGCGAGGCGCTGGTCTCGGTCGAGCAGGGTGTGCGCTGGAGCTTTGCGGAGCTGCTGGCCCGGGCTGACTCGCTGGCGGCCGGCCTGATCTCGCTTGGGCTCGAGCCGGGGGAGCGAATCGGAATCTGGTCTCCCAACTGCGCCGAATGGACGCTGCTCCAGTTCGCCGCGGCGCGGGCCGGGCTGATCCTCGTCACGATCAACCCGGCCTATCGCCTGTCCGAGGTCGAATTCACGATCAATCACGTCGAACTGAGCGCGCTGGTCGTCGCCGAGCGATTCAAGACGAGCAACTATGTCGAGATGATCGAAGCGCTCGCCCCGGAACTGGCGGGCAGCGTGCCGGGTGGCTTGCGTGCCGAACGATTGCCGTCACTGCGCTGCGCAATCCAGATCGACGGGGACTCGCGGCCGGGATGGTTGCGACTGGGCGACATCGCGGCGGTATGCCCGGGCGTACGCGAACAGCTCGACCGGATCGGGGAAGGGCTCGACCCTGACGATGCGATCAACATCCAGTTCACCAGCGGCACTACCGGCCTGCCCAAGGGAGCAACGCTTTCCCACCGCAACATCCTCAACAACGGCTATTTCGTCGGACGCGGCATGGCGCTCGGGCCGGATGACCGAATCTGCATCCCAGTGCCGCTCTATCATTGCTTCGGCATGGTGCTCGGCAACCTCGCCAGCCTCACCCATGGCGCGGCGATGGTCTATCCCTCTCCCGGCTTCGATGCGGGGGCGGTGCTGAACGCCGTGGCGGCTGAGCGCTGCACCGCATTGTACGGCGTGCCGACGATGCTCATCGCGGTGCTGGCTCATCCCGACTTCGCCTCGTTCGATCTCTCCTCGCTTCGCACCGGCTGCATGGCTGGCGCGATCTGCCCCGAGCCGCTGATGCGCGACGTGATCGGCCGACTGAACATGCGCGACGTGACCATCGGCTACGGCATGACCGAGACAAGCCCGGTCAGTTTCCAGACCGGGCTCGATGATCCGATCGAGCAGCGGGTAGGGTCGATCGGCCGGGTCCTGCCCCATCTCGAATGCAAGGTGGTCGATGCCGATGGCGAGGCCGTGCCGGTCGGCCAGCCGGGCGAGCTCTGCACGCGCGGCTATTCGGTGATGCTCGGCTACTGGAACGACCCCGAGCGCACGGCTGAGTCGATCGATGCGGACGGCTGGATGCACAGCGGCGACCTCGCGACCATCGACGCGCAAGGCTATGGCAACATCGTCGGCCGGCTCAAGGACATGGTCATCCGCGGCGGCGAGAACATCTATCCGCGCGAGGTCGAGGATTTCCTTTATCGCCACGCCGGGGTCGAGGACGTTGCGGTGGTGGGGGTTCCCGACCCGAAGATGGGCGAGGAGCTCTGCGCCTGGGTGCGGCTCAGGCCGGGCGCCGAGGCCGATCCGGAGACGCTGCGGTCGTTCTGCCGCGGCCAGATCGCCCACTACAAGGTCCCGCGCTATATCCGGGTGGTCGACGCCTTTCCCACCACGGTCACGGGCAAGATCCAGAAATACTTGATCCGCGATGCAATGATCGCTGAACTCGGGCTCGACGAAAGAGCCTCGGGCCCGTCGTTCGAACCCCATCACAAGCAAGAGGTGAAATAA